A single Zootoca vivipara chromosome 1, rZooViv1.1, whole genome shotgun sequence DNA region contains:
- the GPR65 gene encoding psychosine receptor — MACNKSLCNATTCLVTHELDQHLFPVLYSILIIFSIPANFASLYISYSQIKGKNELGIYLLSLALADLLYTLTLPLWIYYARNDDNWELSKQLCTFSVFLKYLNYYTSSAFLTCISIDRYLAVVYPLRFHYLRTRRFALLASVFVWAFEIMSNYQVLKNEDIFNETLESTNHSRHTFCYDTYPLVNWQAQLNFYRVVVGYAIPLAIMVFCYQKIYRAVKHNQETQNRDKRKINHLLLSIVVTFFLCFTPYHVVLFIRSIVEPCECDCGCGCDAAQRMFIPYRITTALTSLNCVADPILYCFVSETGRRDIWNVLKCGPSESQRDAQLSQKVAMSSSSQDKAMMVLKSEAVL; from the coding sequence ATGGCCTGTAATAAATCACTATGCAATGCAACAACATGTCTTGTAACTCACGAACTAGACCAACATTTGTTTCCTGTTCTCTACAGCATTTTGATTATTTTCAGTATTCCTGCCAACTTTGCATCCCTTTATATATCCTACAGCcaaataaagggaaaaaatgagCTGGGCATCTATCTTTTAAGTTTAGCTTTAGCTGACCTACTGTACACTTTGACCCTGCCTCTATGGATTTATTATGCTCGGAATGATGATAACTGGGAGCTTTCCAAGCAACTTTGcactttttctgttttccttaagTACTTGAATTATTATACCAGCTCAGCATTTCTCACCTGCATTTCCATTGATAGATACTTAGCTGTAGTCTATCCATTGAGGTTCCATTATTTGCGTACAAGAAGATTTGCCTTGCTTGCCTCTGTCTTTGTTTGGGCCTTCGAAATCATGTCAAACTATCAGGTTTTAAAGAACGAAGACATATTTAATGAAACTTTGGAATCCACAAACCACAGCCGCCATACATTTTGTTATGATACATACCCTCTAGTAAACTGGCAGGCCCAACTGAACTTCTACCGTGTGGTTGTGGGGTATGCAATCCCACTGGCCATCATGGTCTTCTGCTATCAGAAAATATACCGAGCCGTAAAGCACAATCAAGAGACCCAAAACAGGGACAAGAGGAAAATCAACCACTTACTGCTGAGCATCGTCGTCACTTTCTTTTTGTGCTTCACTCCATATCATGTTGTTCTGTTCATTCGCAGTATCGTTGAGCCCTGTGAGTGTGACTGTGGCTGTGGCTGTGACGCTGCCCAGAGGATGTTTATACCTTACAGGATTACAACTGCACTGACGAGTTTGAACTGTGTAGCTGACCCAATTCTCTACTGCTTCGTGAGTGAAACTGGAAGAAGGGATATTTGGAACGTGCTCAAGTGCGGCCCTTCTGAGAGCCAAAGAGATGCACAACTTTCACAAAAGGTTGCCATGTCCAGTAGTTCACAGGACAAAGCCATGATGGTTCtgaaatcagaagctgtgctatAG